Genomic window (Candidatus Babeliales bacterium):
CTTTTTAGTGCATCATTACTGTATAATAGATCACCTCTATTTTTCCATCGAATTGCCCGATCTATATCACAACCAACATTAGCCATTTGTTCTACTAATGACAGTTCAAACCAACGACCTTCTGCAAGGCTTTTCATTTATTTAACCACCAAACGAGCAACAAGTTTTTTAATTTTATTTTGAAGTATTGTGTTATCTACACCACGTGTGCGATTTTCTTGCGAAGGTCTAATATTTATTACAGAATCAAACTCAATAAACATATCTCCTTCCAATTCAGGGTGAATATTAATTCCCCATAAATTTTCCTGCATAGATTCATTTTCTAACATAAACATCTCACCATCTGCATGCATTTCCATGTCAATAACCATAATTCCTTTTTCCACATCAACAACAGCTTTGACAATCCTATTATACATTTTTTCTGACATTTTTTTTAATTCGTCAAGAGTTACTTTTTCACATACGATCTGCATATTTTTCCTTATATAGTTATTTTATTAGTATAAA
Coding sequences:
- a CDS encoding DUF5674 family protein; the encoded protein is MQIVCEKVTLDELKKMSEKMYNRIVKAVVDVEKGIMVIDMEMHADGEMFMLENESMQENLWGINIHPELEGDMFIEFDSVINIRPSQENRTRGVDNTILQNKIKKLVARLVVK